From Campylobacter showae:
CGCAAAAGCGCGGTCGTAAACTGGTGCGAATACGACCAAACCGTGCTTGCAAACGAGCAAGTCGAGGACGGATGCTGCTGGAGATGCGGTAACGCCGTGATCCAGCGCGAGCTACCTGGCTACTATCTAAAGATCACCGACTACGCGCAGGAGCTACTAGACGACCTAAAGCGCCTTGAGGGCAAATGGCCGTCTCAAGTGCTCACGATGCAGGAAAATTGGATCGGCAAGAGCTTTGGCTTGGAGTTTAAATTTGAGCTTGACGAGGAGTCGAAGCAAATTTTAGAAGGCGGCGACCAGATAGATGGCTTTGAGGTATTTACTACGCGCCCAGATACGATTTACGGCGTTAGCTATGCAGCCTTGGCGCCTGAGCATAAGATAGTAAAAAGACTACTTGACAGCGGTAAACTAGAGGCGAATAAAGCTGAGAGAATTAGAAAAATTTTAAATCAAAGTCCGAGAGAACGCCAAGCTAGCGAAAAAGACGGTCTATTTTTAGGCATCAACGTCCTGCATCCGCTAACCGGAGAAAAAGTGCCGGTTTGGGTGGCAAATTTCGTTTTAGCGGACTACGGTAGCGGCGCGGTTATGGCGGTGCCGGCTCACGATGAGCGCGACTATGAGTTTGCGAGTAAATTTGACCTACCTATAAAGTGGGTAGTTAAACCTGCGCAGGGCGAATTTGAGGGCGGCAAGGCGCTAACGGAATACGGAATATCTATAAATTCGCCACTCATAAACGGTCTTGGCAGCGAAGAGGCCAAACTAAAAATCATAGAAAAATTTGAAGCGGACAAGATCGGCAAACGCGTCGTAAATTTTAAGATCCGCGACTGGGGTATCTCTAGGCAGCGCTACTGGGGCGCTCCAATACCGATGGTGCACTGCAAGTGCTGTGGCGTCGTGCCTGAAAAGATCGAAAATCTGCCGGTGACGCTACCTGACGACGTGCAGATAACAGGCGAAGGAAATCCGCTCGATAAACACGAGAGCTGGAAACACGTCAAATGCCCAAAATGCGGCGGTGAGGCTGTGCGCGAAACCGATACGATGGATACGTTTTTCGAGAGTAGCTGGTATTTTGCTAGATATGCGAGCGATGAAAAAACGTGGCAAGAACGCGCATTTGACGCTAAAAGCGTGAATTATTGGATGAATGTGGATCAGTACATCGGCGGTATCGAGCATGCGATCTTACACCTGCTTTACGCGAGATTTTTCCAAAAGGCTTTGCGAGATCTAGGCTACCTCAGAGACGACGAGCCGTTTGAGCGCCTGCTTACTCAGGGCATGGTACTAAAAGACGGCAAAAAAATGAGTAAAAGCAAAGGCAACGTGGTCGATCCAGATGACATCATACATAAATACGGCGC
This genomic window contains:
- the leuS gene encoding leucine--tRNA ligase; its protein translation is MSEILKYEPAKIEKKWQEIWSKNGEFEPKDDYSLPKKYILSMFPYPSGRIHMGHVRNYTIGDALARYYRKRGYNVLHPIGFDSFGMPAENAAIKHKIHPKIWTYENIDYMRGELETLGLSFSKKREFATSDPLYTKFEQEFFIKMYEKGLVYRKSAVVNWCEYDQTVLANEQVEDGCCWRCGNAVIQRELPGYYLKITDYAQELLDDLKRLEGKWPSQVLTMQENWIGKSFGLEFKFELDEESKQILEGGDQIDGFEVFTTRPDTIYGVSYAALAPEHKIVKRLLDSGKLEANKAERIRKILNQSPRERQASEKDGLFLGINVLHPLTGEKVPVWVANFVLADYGSGAVMAVPAHDERDYEFASKFDLPIKWVVKPAQGEFEGGKALTEYGISINSPLINGLGSEEAKLKIIEKFEADKIGKRVVNFKIRDWGISRQRYWGAPIPMVHCKCCGVVPEKIENLPVTLPDDVQITGEGNPLDKHESWKHVKCPKCGGEAVRETDTMDTFFESSWYFARYASDEKTWQERAFDAKSVNYWMNVDQYIGGIEHAILHLLYARFFQKALRDLGYLRDDEPFERLLTQGMVLKDGKKMSKSKGNVVDPDDIIHKYGADTARLFILFAAPPQKELEWNDSAVEGAFRFINRLYERSSGVKRCMQIPQITHANLSKEEKYARMKVYEALKKSNDVYEENFTFNTLIAACMEALNAVNAQDNQDVTTEAFFIILNLLEPIVPHVANELSEKLFGRANFAPITILDEVFEKDSLNLAITVNGKRRGEFEAPSSAGDDEVLALARQSAAKWLEGKEIIKQIYVNGKLVNFVIKG